From Saccharothrix espanaensis DSM 44229, the proteins below share one genomic window:
- a CDS encoding MFS transporter: MGRLQETTATGHRDRWRALAVLATAQLLAAVDVTIMVIALPSAQRDVGLADGDKHWVLVAYSLTLGALLLAGGRVGDRIGQRRALVVGVLGFTAASAVGGVAPDAATLIGSRVGQGVFAAMLVPAALSLVSVTFTDRAERARAFAAFSATLMAGAAVGQVLGGALTTWADWRWCMYVNVPIGVAVVVAALKYVPATRPSREARIDVPGVLLAAGGLGAIVYALGEVDRNGWFSQVTLGLLGAGLVLLAAFLHWQTRARRPLLPLGVPAHRSRAGANLAVVAAQFAMFGMFLFLTYQLQVVSGFSALRTGLAFLPFVAVSVLATRLALRLLAVVRPRLLIPAGLVLIGGGFAFLVALTPTSSYVGLVLPALVLAGVGSGLLMAPSMSAATTVEDVSHAGPASALVRTSQQIGAALGPAVLGGLASAYTDVPAGGAPDAAAIVRGYASAGAWAAAILMGTALVVALLLPRKG, from the coding sequence GTGGGCAGACTCCAGGAAACCACCGCCACCGGGCACCGCGACCGGTGGCGCGCGCTCGCCGTGCTGGCCACCGCGCAACTGCTGGCGGCCGTCGACGTGACGATCATGGTGATCGCCCTGCCGTCGGCGCAGCGCGACGTCGGGCTGGCCGACGGTGACAAGCACTGGGTGCTGGTCGCCTACTCGTTGACGCTGGGCGCGCTGCTGCTGGCCGGCGGCCGGGTCGGCGACCGGATCGGGCAGCGGCGGGCGCTGGTCGTCGGCGTGCTGGGGTTCACCGCGGCCTCGGCGGTCGGCGGGGTCGCGCCGGACGCGGCCACCCTGATCGGCAGCCGGGTCGGCCAGGGGGTGTTCGCCGCGATGCTGGTGCCGGCGGCGTTGTCGCTGGTCAGCGTGACCTTCACGGACCGGGCCGAGCGGGCGCGGGCATTCGCGGCGTTCAGCGCGACGCTGATGGCGGGCGCCGCCGTCGGGCAGGTGCTCGGCGGGGCGCTGACCACCTGGGCGGACTGGCGGTGGTGCATGTACGTCAACGTGCCGATCGGGGTGGCGGTGGTGGTCGCGGCGCTGAAGTACGTGCCGGCGACCCGGCCGTCCCGCGAGGCGCGCATCGACGTGCCGGGGGTGCTGCTGGCAGCCGGCGGGCTCGGGGCGATCGTCTACGCGCTCGGCGAGGTCGACCGCAACGGGTGGTTCTCGCAGGTGACGCTCGGGTTGCTCGGAGCGGGTCTGGTGCTGCTGGCGGCGTTCCTGCACTGGCAGACCCGCGCGCGCCGGCCGTTGCTGCCGCTGGGCGTGCCCGCCCACCGGTCGCGCGCGGGCGCGAACCTGGCCGTGGTGGCGGCGCAGTTCGCGATGTTCGGCATGTTCCTGTTCCTGACCTACCAGTTGCAGGTGGTCAGCGGGTTCTCGGCGCTGCGCACGGGGCTCGCGTTCCTGCCGTTCGTGGCGGTGAGCGTCCTGGCGACCCGGCTGGCGCTGCGGCTGCTCGCGGTGGTGCGGCCCCGGCTGCTGATCCCGGCCGGGCTGGTGCTGATCGGCGGCGGGTTCGCGTTCCTGGTCGCGCTCACGCCGACCAGTTCGTACGTCGGGCTGGTGCTGCCCGCGCTCGTCCTGGCCGGGGTGGGCAGCGGGCTGCTGATGGCCCCGAGCATGAGCGCGGCGACCACCGTCGAGGACGTCTCGCACGCGGGACCGGCGTCCGCGCTGGTGCGCACCAGCCAGCAGATCGGCGCGGCACTGGGCCCCGCCGTGCTGGGCGGGCTGGCGTCGGCGTACACCGACGTGCCCGCGGGCGGGGCACCGGACGCGGCGGCGATCGTGCGCGGGTACGCGTCGGCCGGCGCGTGGGCGGCGGCGATCCTGATGGGCACGGCCCTGGTGGTCGCGCTGTTGTTGCCGCGCAAGGGTTAG
- a CDS encoding MarR family winged helix-turn-helix transcriptional regulator, translating to MDDRDSDTRMLDAIRTVIRLARIAQQVCEDGGLTLAQYRALSSAALGHQRAYELARYAAVTRPAISALTSGMVKSGFIRRSGTADDGRGVLFSITDHGREVLDRVEGLLVRRFTDVLGNSGEALTLLHSTELEDAIDAQADREFGPSRTR from the coding sequence GTGGACGACAGGGATTCCGACACCAGGATGCTCGACGCGATCCGCACGGTCATCCGGCTGGCCCGGATCGCCCAGCAGGTGTGCGAGGACGGCGGTCTGACGCTCGCCCAGTACCGCGCGCTGAGCAGCGCGGCCCTCGGCCACCAGCGCGCGTACGAGCTCGCCCGGTACGCGGCGGTCACCCGGCCGGCGATCTCGGCGCTGACCAGCGGCATGGTGAAGTCGGGCTTCATCCGGCGCAGCGGCACGGCCGACGACGGGCGCGGCGTCCTGTTCTCCATCACCGACCACGGCCGGGAGGTGCTGGACAGGGTGGAGGGTCTGCTGGTGCGCCGGTTCACCGACGTGCTCGGCAACTCCGGCGAGGCCCTGACCCTCTTGCACAGCACCGAGCTGGAGGACGCGATCGACGCGCAGGCCGACCGCGAGTTCGGCCCCAGCCGCACCCGCTAG
- a CDS encoding response regulator has translation MIRVLLADDEAMIRAGVKAILGTDPDLTVVAEADNGRDAVDLAIAHRPDVALLDVRMPRLDGLAAAAEITRAAPEVAVAVLTTFGDDAYVARALDGGARGFLLKSGNPRELLAGVHAVAGGGAYLAPKVAARVLAALGTRPLSRSGAARAKTDLLTPREREVLALLGAGLSNARIATRLNLVEGTVKGHVSTILTRLDLANRVQAAVLAHEAGLVQP, from the coding sequence ATGATCCGGGTACTGCTGGCCGACGACGAAGCCATGATCCGCGCGGGGGTGAAGGCGATCCTCGGCACCGACCCGGACCTCACCGTCGTGGCGGAGGCCGACAACGGCCGGGACGCGGTGGACCTGGCGATCGCGCACCGGCCGGACGTGGCGCTGCTGGACGTCCGGATGCCCCGGCTGGACGGCCTGGCGGCGGCGGCCGAGATCACCCGGGCCGCGCCGGAGGTGGCGGTGGCGGTGCTGACCACGTTCGGCGACGACGCCTACGTGGCGCGGGCGCTGGACGGCGGGGCCCGCGGTTTCCTGCTGAAATCGGGCAACCCCAGGGAACTGCTGGCCGGCGTGCACGCCGTGGCGGGCGGCGGCGCGTACCTGGCGCCGAAGGTGGCCGCGCGGGTGCTCGCCGCGCTGGGCACCAGGCCGCTGAGCCGCTCCGGAGCGGCACGTGCGAAGACCGACCTGCTCACGCCGCGCGAGCGGGAGGTGCTGGCGCTGCTGGGTGCCGGGTTGAGCAACGCCCGGATCGCCACCCGGCTGAACCTGGTGGAGGGCACGGTGAAGGGCCACGTGAGCACCATCCTGACCCGCCTCGACCTCGCCAACCGGGTGCAGGCCGCCGTCCTCGCCCACGAGGCCGGCCTCGTCCAGCCCTGA
- a CDS encoding sensor histidine kinase → MEPGTGGPLAALALCAVAAQASAVAMVDHVPPWVVVVDAALAVAAFLIGRRVPHARAAAAVLGAAAVLVVPLGLVAADAWTTAPVLLVGAVVLPWLVGRSARQQADLAAAATERVHLRERTRIAHDMHDSLGHELSLLALRAGALELARDLPEHHREAAAGLRSAAGTAIEGLAGIVTLLRADDPPPLHPPTADLDDLAAGAAEAGLPVTLSWTGRRPLPPATAQAAHRVVREALTNAAKHAPGAPVRITVTATDDTAVVSVANPVPATARRAPGARTGLTALRERVRLAGGTIRFDRAGGTFELVATLPLAHEPTHDEPVQREVGHDETGHDGVGHGGMGHEEVGHGGMGHEEVGH, encoded by the coding sequence ATGGAACCGGGGACGGGCGGCCCGCTCGCCGCGCTGGCGCTGTGCGCGGTGGCCGCCCAGGCGAGTGCGGTCGCGATGGTGGACCACGTGCCGCCGTGGGTGGTCGTGGTGGACGCGGCGCTGGCCGTGGCGGCGTTCCTGATCGGCCGCCGGGTGCCGCACGCGCGGGCGGCGGCGGCGGTGCTGGGGGCGGCGGCCGTGCTGGTCGTCCCGCTCGGGCTGGTGGCCGCCGACGCGTGGACCACCGCGCCCGTGCTGCTGGTCGGGGCGGTGGTGCTGCCGTGGCTGGTCGGCCGCTCGGCCCGCCAGCAGGCGGACCTGGCCGCGGCCGCCACCGAACGGGTCCACCTGCGTGAGCGGACCCGGATCGCGCACGACATGCACGACAGCCTGGGCCACGAGCTGAGCCTGCTGGCCCTGCGCGCCGGGGCCCTCGAACTCGCCCGCGACCTGCCCGAACACCACCGGGAAGCGGCGGCCGGCCTGCGCTCGGCGGCCGGCACCGCGATCGAGGGCCTGGCCGGCATCGTCACGCTGCTGCGCGCCGACGACCCGCCGCCGCTGCACCCGCCGACCGCCGACCTGGACGACCTGGCCGCCGGGGCGGCCGAGGCGGGCCTGCCGGTCACGCTGTCCTGGACCGGCCGCCGACCGCTGCCCCCGGCGACCGCCCAGGCCGCGCACCGGGTGGTGCGCGAGGCGCTGACCAACGCCGCCAAGCACGCGCCCGGCGCGCCCGTGCGGATCACCGTGACCGCGACCGACGACACGGCGGTGGTGTCCGTCGCCAACCCGGTGCCGGCCACCGCCCGCCGCGCCCCCGGTGCCCGGACCGGCCTGACCGCGCTGCGCGAGCGGGTCCGCCTGGCGGGCGGCACGATCCGGTTCGACCGCGCCGGCGGCACGTTCGAACTGGTCGCCACCCTCCCACTCGCCCACGAACCGACCCACGACGAACCGGTTCAGCGCGAGGTGGGGCACGACGAGACGGGGCACGACGGGGTGGGGCACGGCGGGATGGGGCACGAAGAGGTGGGGCACGGCGGGATGGGGCACGAAGAGGTGGGGCACTGA
- a CDS encoding serine hydrolase domain-containing protein produces MGKTTALAAALLVATIPVVAATTATTAAAHAADPAALDRRVAEYVADHADAAAYPGVAVAITKGDRVVHVSGHGRTSTGAAVTAKTRMPIASVSKSFTALAVVQLAERGALDLDTPVARYVPEFHPADERGARITVRHLLDHTSGITDRTLPEKSRPQPSSPADAVTRVNPTALASDPGTEHRYTNTNYHLAALVVERASGEPFGDYLRRHVFEPAGMHDTTSITTTPDDLPDDVVKGHVHAYGASIPATEPTRFVAGSDGVITTAEDMAKWLVVQSNGGRAASGAQLVSAAGITAMHTASAQSPSYALGWATNGGKVRHSGIWFTYCAGQLLLPSGYGVAVIANTGFALGNEGTSALEDGLAALADGGTPAEPPSTRLVTELVLGALTLLSLVLGVLALRRAWPRRALWQVVVRMVPRLVPVAALILLPTLLGLLVGGGRDITLFQVAHYSPALVVWLAVSSALNLAVLATRAARLLRERTGPADRAPEPQPAGR; encoded by the coding sequence ATGGGCAAGACAACAGCACTCGCCGCAGCACTCCTGGTGGCCACGATCCCGGTCGTGGCCGCGACGACCGCAACCACGGCTGCGGCGCACGCCGCCGACCCGGCCGCGCTCGACCGCCGGGTGGCCGAGTACGTGGCCGACCACGCCGACGCGGCCGCCTACCCCGGTGTCGCCGTCGCGATCACCAAGGGCGACCGGGTGGTCCACGTGTCCGGTCACGGTCGCACGTCCACCGGTGCCGCCGTGACCGCGAAGACCCGGATGCCGATCGCGTCGGTGAGCAAGTCGTTCACCGCGCTGGCCGTCGTCCAGCTCGCCGAGCGCGGCGCGCTCGACCTGGACACCCCGGTGGCCCGGTACGTCCCGGAGTTCCACCCGGCCGACGAGCGCGGCGCGCGGATCACCGTCCGCCACCTGCTCGACCACACCTCGGGCATCACCGACCGGACCCTGCCGGAGAAGAGCCGGCCGCAGCCGTCCTCGCCGGCCGACGCCGTCACCCGGGTCAACCCGACGGCCCTGGCCTCCGACCCCGGCACCGAGCACCGCTACACCAACACCAACTACCACCTGGCCGCCCTGGTGGTCGAGCGGGCGAGCGGCGAACCGTTCGGCGACTACCTGCGCCGGCACGTCTTCGAGCCCGCCGGGATGCACGACACGACGTCGATCACCACCACTCCCGACGACCTGCCCGACGACGTCGTCAAGGGGCACGTGCACGCCTACGGCGCGTCGATCCCGGCCACCGAGCCCACCCGGTTCGTCGCGGGCTCGGACGGGGTGATCACCACCGCCGAGGACATGGCGAAGTGGCTGGTGGTGCAGTCGAACGGCGGTCGCGCGGCGTCCGGGGCGCAACTGGTGTCCGCCGCCGGCATCACCGCGATGCACACGGCGTCCGCGCAGAGCCCGTCCTACGCCCTGGGCTGGGCCACGAACGGCGGCAAGGTGCGGCACAGCGGCATCTGGTTCACTTACTGCGCGGGCCAGCTGTTGCTGCCCTCCGGCTACGGCGTCGCCGTGATCGCGAACACCGGCTTCGCCCTGGGCAACGAGGGCACCTCCGCGCTGGAGGACGGCCTGGCGGCGCTCGCCGACGGCGGCACGCCCGCCGAGCCGCCGTCCACCCGGTTGGTGACCGAGTTGGTGCTGGGGGCGTTGACGCTGCTCAGCCTGGTGCTCGGCGTCCTGGCGCTGCGCCGCGCGTGGCCCCGCCGCGCCCTGTGGCAGGTGGTGGTCCGGATGGTCCCGCGCCTGGTCCCGGTGGCGGCCCTGATCCTGCTGCCGACCCTGCTCGGGCTGCTGGTCGGCGGCGGTCGGGACATCACGCTGTTCCAGGTCGCCCACTACTCGCCGGCGCTGGTGGTCTGGCTCGCGGTGTCGAGCGCGCTGAACCTGGCGGTCCTGGCCACCCGCGCCGCGCGGCTGCTGCGCGAGCGCACCGGGCCGGCCGACCGGGCACCCGAGCCGCAGCCGGCCGGCAGGTAG
- a CDS encoding DUF6191 domain-containing protein, with product METVLTWGVPGGVLSVVAIGVYDVVRQRRRRRTGRTLSATYLDEVTAMFYGTKRVQLDHQESMSLMREEDAQGAPPRTGVDLDRGIVVLRPGTTGRPADGDR from the coding sequence GTGGAGACGGTGTTGACGTGGGGCGTTCCCGGCGGCGTGCTGTCGGTCGTCGCGATCGGGGTCTACGACGTGGTCCGGCAGCGCCGGCGCCGGCGGACCGGCCGGACGCTGTCCGCCACGTACCTGGACGAGGTCACCGCGATGTTCTACGGGACCAAGCGGGTCCAGCTGGACCACCAGGAGTCGATGTCGCTGATGCGCGAGGAGGACGCCCAGGGCGCGCCGCCGCGCACGGGAGTCGACCTCGACCGGGGGATCGTGGTCCTGCGGCCGGGGACGACCGGGCGTCCCGCTGACGGCGACCGCTGA
- a CDS encoding PP2C family protein-serine/threonine phosphatase has product MARADGVRAGAASEVGRVRSSNEDSLLVGAALFAVADGMGGHAAGEVASAMAVEHLRELDRRAELRPDDIRETLAEANRAIRAAGLEHPEQAGMGATATGLGLVRFAGSPHWVVFNIGDSRVYRYAGGVLTLLTVDHSEAAEMVAAGALTEEQARYSRFRNVITRALGVHPSIEPDQWVFPPVAGERFVLCSDGLTGELEDDEIAAVLRDVTDPECAAGELVRRAVDAGGRDNVTVVVVDYGPGDDAPADTVPRTAP; this is encoded by the coding sequence ATGGCGCGGGCGGACGGCGTGCGGGCCGGGGCGGCGTCGGAGGTCGGCCGGGTGCGGTCGTCCAACGAGGACAGCCTGCTCGTGGGGGCCGCGCTGTTCGCGGTCGCCGACGGGATGGGCGGGCACGCCGCGGGCGAGGTGGCCAGCGCGATGGCGGTCGAGCACCTGCGGGAGCTCGACCGGCGCGCCGAGCTGCGGCCCGACGACATCCGGGAGACCCTCGCGGAGGCCAACCGGGCGATCCGCGCCGCCGGGCTGGAACACCCCGAGCAGGCCGGCATGGGTGCCACGGCCACCGGGCTGGGGCTCGTGCGGTTCGCCGGGTCGCCGCACTGGGTGGTGTTCAACATCGGCGACTCGCGGGTCTACCGGTACGCCGGCGGGGTGCTGACCCTGCTGACCGTCGACCACTCCGAGGCCGCCGAGATGGTGGCCGCCGGGGCGCTGACCGAGGAGCAGGCCAGGTACTCGCGGTTCCGCAACGTGATCACCCGGGCGCTGGGCGTGCACCCCTCGATCGAGCCCGACCAGTGGGTGTTCCCACCGGTCGCGGGCGAGCGGTTCGTGCTGTGCTCGGACGGCCTGACCGGTGAGCTGGAGGACGACGAGATCGCCGCCGTGCTGCGGGACGTGACCGACCCGGAGTGCGCGGCCGGCGAGCTGGTGCGGCGGGCGGTCGACGCGGGCGGGCGGGACAACGTCACCGTGGTCGTCGTCGACTACGGGCCGGGTGACGACGCGCCCGCTGACACGGTGCCGCGGACCGCGCCGTGA
- a CDS encoding FHA domain-containing protein — protein MTVYTPGASVAVVAEGTWLLIGAAPGSDVVRRCWELVRGGAGLDDVLSVIVHEGFRAVGSFALVRYTEGERRVVLRGDSVVGLVGLDGVLLELRADGVATWVDTGLPESAVELRLTAAVAGGPELPLERGVVLASRLVARLVAAPEVGRVTEVMPAPGVSSLTEVLPMPGSPPRPEPGAVPLLPQGFTPSAPEFTPVPDAPTPDPAISGTKNPEAIRVAEPAPTSPPVPPPTSPPTSPPVSPPTSPPVSPPTSPPGPVPTPPPDVPQLITPQPSGARTVVLQPSDVPPSGVPDPPAVDGPPIGDKRVPQAVQRDADGVIQALGWAGPPPRVDETMVRRNNSPDDTRHVFTAGAPRVRAVACPARHLNPEHAIACRVCGQPFPPQDAFVVPRPPLGVLRLSTGELITLDRNVILGRDPQVTDRSPTAPHAIRLANQGNDISRNHVEVRLDGWDVLVVDLGSKNGTTMIAPGWSPQELAGLIPAILTPGSRVMVGEGAFFTYEVTG, from the coding sequence GTGACCGTCTACACGCCGGGGGCGTCCGTCGCCGTCGTGGCCGAGGGCACCTGGCTGCTCATCGGTGCCGCGCCGGGCTCGGACGTGGTGCGCCGGTGCTGGGAGCTGGTGCGCGGCGGTGCCGGGCTGGACGACGTGCTGAGCGTGATCGTGCACGAGGGGTTCCGGGCGGTGGGGAGCTTCGCGCTGGTCCGGTACACCGAGGGCGAGCGGCGGGTGGTGCTGCGCGGCGACTCGGTGGTCGGCCTGGTCGGGCTGGACGGGGTGCTGCTCGAACTGCGCGCCGACGGGGTGGCGACCTGGGTGGACACCGGGTTGCCGGAGTCGGCGGTGGAGCTGCGGCTGACGGCGGCGGTCGCGGGCGGCCCGGAACTGCCGCTGGAGCGCGGGGTGGTGCTGGCGTCCCGGCTGGTGGCCCGGTTGGTGGCGGCGCCGGAGGTGGGCCGGGTGACCGAGGTGATGCCCGCGCCGGGCGTGTCCTCGCTGACCGAGGTGCTGCCGATGCCCGGTTCGCCGCCTCGGCCGGAGCCGGGCGCGGTGCCGCTGCTGCCGCAGGGCTTCACGCCGTCGGCACCGGAGTTCACGCCGGTGCCGGACGCGCCCACGCCGGATCCCGCGATCTCCGGAACGAAGAACCCCGAGGCCATACGGGTCGCCGAACCCGCCCCGACGTCACCGCCTGTGCCGCCGCCGACTTCACCACCGACCTCACCGCCTGTGTCGCCGCCGACCTCGCCACCCGTTTCGCCGCCGACCTCACCGCCAGGCCCGGTGCCGACGCCGCCGCCGGACGTTCCCCAGCTCATCACGCCGCAGCCGAGCGGGGCGCGGACCGTTGTCCTGCAACCATCGGACGTCCCGCCGTCCGGTGTGCCGGACCCGCCGGCCGTGGACGGGCCGCCGATCGGGGACAAGCGGGTGCCGCAGGCGGTGCAGCGCGACGCCGACGGCGTGATCCAGGCACTCGGGTGGGCCGGGCCGCCGCCCCGCGTGGACGAGACCATGGTGCGCCGCAACAACTCCCCGGACGACACGCGGCACGTGTTCACCGCCGGCGCGCCCAGGGTGCGGGCCGTCGCCTGTCCCGCGCGCCACCTCAACCCCGAGCACGCGATCGCCTGCCGGGTGTGCGGCCAACCCTTCCCGCCGCAGGACGCGTTCGTCGTGCCGCGCCCGCCGCTGGGCGTCCTGCGGCTGTCGACCGGCGAGCTGATCACCCTGGACCGCAACGTGATCCTCGGCCGCGACCCGCAGGTCACCGACCGCAGCCCGACCGCGCCGCACGCCATCCGGCTGGCCAACCAGGGCAACGACATCTCGCGCAACCACGTCGAGGTCCGCCTCGACGGCTGGGACGTCCTGGTGGTCGACCTGGGCTCGAAGAACGGCACCACGATGATCGCGCCGGGCTGGTCGCCGCAGGAGCTCGCCGGGCTCATCCCGGCCATCCTCACGCCCGGGTCGCGGGTGATGGTCGGCGAAGGCGCGTTCTTCACCTACGAGGTGACCGGGTGA
- a CDS encoding serine/threonine-protein kinase: MTPPEIPGFTYRREIGRGGFATVHVYYQHSTDREVAVKVLNEAGLPERVRDMFLAEAKAMAKVGSHDNIVTVYSADQSADGRLFLVMEYYSGYDLKRVADHQPLPVQRVLDVGVKIAGAVETAHRAGILHRDIKPANILVNSYNKPALTDFGIAEKQAAPTADGDVMLSVPWSAPEVVRPTGVEPGVPAEVYSLAATLWHLLTGRAPFTVPGGDNSREAQESRILRGGPPATGKAPGSLEVLLSRAMAADPAVRPRNAVEFAHGLQAVQRELGFAMTELALESEPVALREAPRPEPSDLTATRVRGPVPIFEVVPYRPIVHSGLDSAGTVYRPRQADPPRFQPPAPRSAPAPEEPDEPRRPAWPVPAAIGGVVVVAVVLGVLLGGGDDGTATTTPPLTTGHDVDAGGDNTPPGKPTVSAVRTNPATLRFSWTYSATQDSDTYVWRTPDGTLTGTAQQPTVDVAAAGPLCLEVKVVRADGKHAAAEWSPRGCGE; this comes from the coding sequence GTGACGCCGCCGGAGATCCCCGGGTTCACCTACCGGCGGGAGATCGGGCGCGGCGGGTTCGCCACCGTGCACGTCTACTACCAGCACAGCACGGACCGCGAGGTCGCCGTCAAGGTGCTCAACGAGGCGGGCCTGCCGGAGCGGGTGCGGGACATGTTCCTGGCCGAGGCCAAGGCGATGGCCAAGGTCGGCAGCCACGACAACATCGTCACCGTCTACTCCGCCGACCAGTCCGCCGACGGCCGGCTGTTCCTGGTGATGGAGTACTACTCCGGCTACGACCTCAAGCGGGTCGCCGACCACCAACCGCTGCCCGTGCAACGGGTGCTGGACGTCGGGGTGAAGATCGCCGGCGCCGTGGAGACCGCGCACCGCGCCGGGATCCTGCACCGGGACATCAAGCCCGCCAACATCCTGGTCAACTCCTACAACAAACCGGCGCTGACCGATTTCGGCATCGCCGAGAAGCAGGCCGCGCCGACCGCCGACGGCGACGTGATGCTGTCGGTCCCGTGGTCCGCGCCGGAGGTGGTGCGGCCGACCGGCGTGGAACCCGGCGTGCCCGCCGAGGTCTACTCGCTGGCCGCCACGCTGTGGCACCTGCTGACCGGGCGCGCGCCGTTCACCGTGCCGGGCGGTGACAACTCCCGGGAGGCCCAGGAGTCCCGGATCCTGCGCGGTGGTCCGCCGGCCACCGGGAAGGCACCCGGGTCGCTGGAGGTCCTGCTGTCGCGGGCGATGGCGGCCGATCCGGCGGTGCGGCCGCGCAACGCGGTGGAGTTCGCGCACGGACTCCAAGCCGTGCAACGGGAACTGGGCTTCGCGATGACCGAACTGGCGCTGGAGTCCGAGCCGGTCGCGCTGCGCGAGGCGCCGCGCCCGGAACCGTCCGACCTGACGGCCACCCGGGTGCGCGGCCCGGTGCCCATCTTCGAGGTCGTCCCCTACCGCCCGATAGTCCACAGTGGACTGGACTCCGCCGGCACGGTGTACCGGCCGCGCCAGGCGGACCCGCCGAGGTTCCAGCCGCCCGCTCCCCGGAGCGCCCCGGCCCCGGAGGAACCCGACGAGCCGCGCCGCCCGGCGTGGCCGGTGCCCGCCGCGATCGGCGGGGTGGTGGTCGTCGCGGTGGTGCTGGGCGTTCTGCTCGGCGGAGGCGACGACGGCACCGCGACGACGACGCCGCCGTTGACCACCGGGCACGACGTCGACGCGGGCGGCGACAACACCCCGCCCGGCAAGCCGACCGTCAGCGCCGTGCGGACCAACCCGGCGACGCTGCGGTTCTCGTGGACCTACTCCGCGACCCAGGACAGCGACACCTACGTCTGGCGCACGCCGGACGGCACCCTCACCGGCACCGCGCAGCAACCCACTGTGGACGTCGCGGCGGCGGGTCCGCTGTGCCTTGAGGTGAAGGTCGTGCGCGCCGACGGGAAGCACGCCGCCGCCGAATGGTCGCCTCGGGGCTGCGGCGAGTAG